From Psychrobacillus sp. FSL K6-2836, a single genomic window includes:
- a CDS encoding TrkH family potassium uptake protein translates to MQTIKKKRRTISPPVIIAGSFLFLIFVGTLLLKLPIATTTHVSWIDALFVVTSATTVTGLSVFDPGTTLTVFGEVVLMILIQCGGIGLMTFAVAILILLNKKIGLQNRIYIQESFNQNSVGGIIKLVKLILTFVLSVQLFAASVLTLHWIPTFGFKEALYLSVFHVISAFNNAGFALFPDNLIGFAHDPIVNIVLSLLFIIGGIGFTVVVDIQQKKSFKKWSLHTKMMVVGTILINVIAITFVFVLEYNNPATIGSMPLQDKLMVSYFQGVTPRTAGFNTLNYGDLEDPTILFTMVLMFIGAGSASTASGIKLTTFMVIVLATVSFLRKRSEPELFGRSIRLETVIRSLAISTISLFIVFFFVFLLTITEKIPFLPLAFEVVSAFGTVGLSMGITAQISDIGEVLLCMVMFIGRIGPLTLFFILMKPKNVHYRYPYDQVFTG, encoded by the coding sequence ATGCAAACTATTAAAAAGAAAAGAAGAACTATTTCACCACCTGTTATTATTGCTGGGAGTTTTTTGTTTTTAATATTTGTAGGGACCCTTTTGTTAAAATTACCTATTGCGACAACCACCCACGTATCATGGATAGATGCATTATTCGTGGTTACATCGGCAACAACAGTGACAGGGCTTAGTGTATTTGACCCTGGTACAACATTGACTGTATTTGGGGAAGTTGTACTAATGATTCTTATTCAATGTGGTGGTATTGGTTTAATGACGTTTGCTGTAGCTATCCTAATACTCTTAAACAAGAAAATAGGTCTTCAAAACCGTATTTATATACAAGAGTCATTCAATCAAAATTCAGTAGGCGGCATTATAAAGCTAGTGAAGTTAATTTTAACGTTTGTTCTATCGGTACAACTGTTTGCGGCATCCGTTTTGACTCTTCACTGGATACCAACTTTTGGATTTAAGGAAGCACTATATTTAAGTGTTTTTCATGTAATTTCTGCATTTAATAATGCTGGTTTTGCCTTGTTCCCTGATAACCTGATTGGCTTTGCACATGACCCTATTGTGAATATCGTATTATCGTTATTATTTATAATTGGTGGAATCGGATTTACCGTAGTAGTTGATATTCAACAGAAAAAGTCATTTAAGAAATGGTCCCTTCATACGAAAATGATGGTTGTCGGAACTATACTTATCAATGTTATAGCTATTACCTTTGTTTTCGTACTGGAGTATAATAATCCAGCAACAATTGGCTCTATGCCATTACAAGATAAATTAATGGTATCCTACTTTCAAGGAGTGACCCCTCGTACTGCAGGGTTTAATACATTAAATTACGGTGATCTGGAGGATCCCACAATCCTTTTTACTATGGTTTTAATGTTTATAGGAGCAGGTAGTGCATCGACAGCATCTGGGATTAAGCTAACTACGTTTATGGTAATAGTTTTAGCTACAGTTTCTTTTTTACGTAAACGTAGTGAACCAGAATTATTTGGAAGATCTATCCGTCTCGAGACAGTAATACGATCTCTAGCGATATCAACGATTAGTTTATTCATAGTCTTTTTCTTTGTGTTTTTATTGACTATTACTGAAAAGATACCTTTCTTACCTCTGGCGTTTGAAGTTGTATCGGCTTTTGGAACTGTTGGACTATCAATGGGAATCACGGCACAAATTAGTGATATAGGTGAAGTACTTTTATGTATGGTAATGTTTATCGGACGAATTGGTCCTTTAACTTTGTTTTTTATACTCATGAAACCAAAAAATGTTCATTATCGTTACCCGTATGATCAAGTATTTACAGGATAG
- a CDS encoding response regulator transcription factor — MQNNILLVEDDKEISELVASHLQRENFRVLTAFNGEEALTLFKSEELDLILLDLMLPRLSGMEVLKEVRATSMIPILIISAKGNELDKALGLGFGADDYISKPFSMIELTARVQAAIRRATQYTSGNNRITSQTLNYQELTLNLNTFSAEVEGQHVQLTSKEFYILKLFMSNPSRVFTKEQIYHLIWNDDYYGNENVINVHIRRLREKVEKNPSTPKYIQTIWGIGYKLGDK, encoded by the coding sequence ATGCAAAATAATATTCTGCTCGTAGAAGACGACAAAGAAATTAGTGAACTAGTAGCTAGTCATTTACAACGGGAAAATTTTCGAGTATTAACTGCATTTAATGGAGAGGAAGCTTTAACTCTTTTTAAAAGTGAAGAGCTTGATTTGATTTTGCTAGATCTGATGCTACCAAGATTAAGTGGAATGGAAGTATTAAAGGAAGTAAGAGCTACAAGTATGATTCCTATTTTAATCATTTCGGCGAAAGGTAACGAGTTGGATAAAGCGTTAGGTCTTGGATTTGGAGCAGATGATTATATTAGCAAACCTTTTTCTATGATTGAACTAACCGCTAGGGTACAAGCTGCTATTCGTAGGGCTACGCAGTACACATCAGGAAATAATCGAATTACTTCGCAAACGTTAAACTACCAAGAGCTTACGCTGAACTTAAATACCTTTTCCGCAGAAGTTGAAGGACAGCATGTTCAACTCACATCCAAAGAGTTCTATATATTAAAACTTTTTATGAGTAATCCAAGTAGGGTGTTCACGAAGGAGCAGATTTACCATTTAATTTGGAATGATGATTATTACGGTAATGAAAACGTCATTAATGTTCATATTAGACGGCTCCGAGAAAAAGTTGAAAAAAACCCTTCTACTCCGAAGTACATCCAAACAATATGGGGTATTGGATACAAATTGGGAGATAAATAG
- a CDS encoding response regulator transcription factor: protein MDSKQWILIIDDEEDLARLLEKVLYKESITNVVTAGSVADGWEKFQKFNPALVLLDIMLPDGEGYDLCKKIREVSNVPILFMSARDEEIDKLLGLAIGGDDYITKPFSPKEVAYRVKAQLRRAGFSEENVTPKSLQVGPFELSASETELQKDGKTIELTAKEIGLMSCFMHHPNQILSKETLFEHVWDDNFFGSDNTVMVHIRRLREKIEVEPSNPSFILTVKGLGYKLHTKG from the coding sequence GTGGATAGTAAGCAGTGGATTTTAATCATTGACGATGAGGAAGACTTGGCACGTCTCCTTGAGAAAGTTTTATACAAAGAAAGCATTACGAATGTTGTAACAGCAGGATCGGTTGCAGATGGATGGGAAAAGTTTCAAAAGTTTAATCCAGCACTTGTATTGTTAGATATTATGCTACCAGATGGCGAAGGCTACGACTTATGCAAGAAAATTCGTGAGGTTTCCAATGTCCCGATTTTATTTATGTCCGCGAGGGATGAGGAAATTGATAAGCTTTTAGGGCTGGCGATTGGTGGTGATGATTATATCACCAAGCCATTTAGTCCCAAAGAAGTGGCATATCGGGTGAAGGCTCAGCTAAGGCGGGCTGGTTTTTCAGAGGAAAATGTGACTCCGAAAAGTTTGCAAGTTGGTCCTTTTGAGCTCAGTGCAAGTGAAACAGAATTGCAGAAAGATGGAAAAACAATTGAGCTTACTGCAAAAGAAATCGGACTTATGAGCTGTTTTATGCATCATCCGAATCAGATTCTAAGTAAGGAAACCTTATTTGAGCATGTGTGGGATGATAACTTTTTTGGTTCTGATAATACGGTAATGGTACATATTCGTCGATTACGAGAAAAAATTGAGGTAGAGCCTTCCAATCCTTCCTTTATATTAACCGTTAAAGGGCTTGGCTATAAACTACATACCAAGGGGTGA
- a CDS encoding LysE/ArgO family amino acid transporter — protein MEPIIHGVLLAFGLILPLGVQNIFVFTQGVTQPSLLRALPAVLTAAICDTVLIVLAILGLSLIVLQSESLRIILLVAGILFLLYMGKVIWSSKAMNISGKEALPLKKQIVFALSVSFLNPHALLDTIGVIGTSAVKYSGQQLLFFTVACVFISWIWFFGLAVLGATLKKINISSQIFILFNKCSAIFIWGTAIYLLISLCLE, from the coding sequence ATGGAACCTATCATTCATGGTGTTCTTTTAGCATTTGGGCTTATACTGCCTTTAGGTGTACAAAATATATTTGTATTTACACAAGGTGTCACTCAACCAAGTCTGCTTAGAGCACTCCCTGCTGTGTTAACAGCAGCAATCTGTGACACAGTATTAATCGTACTCGCCATTTTAGGATTATCATTAATCGTTTTGCAATCTGAGTCTCTAAGGATTATTTTGTTAGTTGCAGGAATTCTATTTCTTTTATATATGGGAAAAGTGATTTGGTCTTCGAAAGCTATGAACATATCAGGAAAAGAAGCATTGCCTCTGAAGAAACAAATTGTTTTTGCACTATCCGTGTCCTTCCTAAATCCACATGCATTATTAGATACAATCGGTGTAATTGGTACAAGTGCTGTAAAGTATAGTGGACAACAACTACTTTTCTTCACTGTTGCTTGTGTCTTTATATCTTGGATTTGGTTTTTCGGCTTAGCAGTTTTAGGTGCCACATTGAAAAAAATAAACATAAGTAGTCAAATATTCATTTTATTTAATAAATGTTCAGCAATCTTTATTTGGGGAACAGCTATTTATTTACTAATAAGCCTTTGTTTAGAGTAA
- a CDS encoding MFS transporter translates to MKLNKSFRSIWLSSATSELGGAFFTFCNSILIYEHTGSATALGLVWLIYYIPSFFMQLFIGPYIDRWSRKYTMIWCQLVRAILAMVLAITLFSDWFSVSLIYIVQVIVGLIMPIFTPANQSILPTIVEKEQLGKANASLESVRQVMAVMGPISAGVLVDFIEVNWLLVIISVAFLLSTYNLLQINERHLKHEVRKPWIQDFKEGLNSYFEQPLIVWLGVFFGFVQFGVGVTIVTTLPYITTVLEQPTVAYGFFMAGFPVGYIIGALLSSKLKRWSGVGVLFSALFIGGCTYLSLAFTPWYSLALVTEAIAGIVIAIFNIYNITLIQQRIPNQLMGKVTSVRLLIMRLMLPLGILFATISVQFIAIRSLYLIIGAIICVTSLTGYAFLKNREDIK, encoded by the coding sequence ATGAAGTTAAACAAAAGCTTTCGATCTATCTGGTTAAGTAGTGCCACCTCCGAACTTGGTGGTGCGTTTTTTACTTTTTGCAATTCTATATTAATTTATGAACATACTGGTTCTGCAACTGCACTTGGTTTAGTGTGGTTAATCTATTACATTCCATCTTTTTTTATGCAGCTATTTATAGGGCCATATATTGATCGGTGGAGTCGTAAGTATACGATGATTTGGTGCCAATTAGTCCGAGCTATTCTCGCGATGGTATTAGCGATTACTTTGTTCTCCGATTGGTTCTCCGTTTCACTCATTTATATCGTTCAGGTTATTGTTGGATTGATAATGCCTATATTCACCCCTGCCAATCAATCCATTTTACCGACGATTGTCGAGAAAGAACAGCTTGGAAAAGCAAATGCATCTCTTGAAAGTGTTCGTCAAGTGATGGCAGTAATGGGACCAATTAGTGCAGGAGTGTTAGTAGACTTTATTGAGGTGAACTGGCTGTTAGTTATTATCTCAGTAGCATTTTTATTAAGTACATATAATTTGTTACAAATAAACGAAAGGCATTTAAAGCATGAGGTCCGAAAACCTTGGATTCAGGATTTTAAGGAAGGATTAAATTCTTATTTTGAGCAGCCATTAATTGTTTGGTTAGGTGTTTTCTTCGGTTTTGTTCAATTCGGGGTTGGGGTAACAATTGTAACAACACTCCCTTATATTACAACAGTGTTAGAGCAGCCAACTGTAGCTTATGGATTCTTTATGGCAGGTTTCCCGGTTGGTTATATAATTGGGGCTTTACTTAGCTCTAAACTGAAGCGGTGGAGTGGGGTGGGGGTATTATTTAGTGCCCTGTTTATCGGTGGCTGTACTTATTTATCGCTAGCGTTTACTCCATGGTATTCCTTGGCCCTAGTAACGGAGGCAATTGCGGGAATTGTTATTGCGATTTTCAATATTTATAACATCACATTAATTCAACAGCGAATCCCAAATCAACTCATGGGAAAAGTTACATCGGTGCGTCTATTGATCATGCGGCTTATGCTCCCACTTGGTATTCTATTTGCCACTATAAGTGTTCAATTTATCGCAATACGAAGCCTATATTTAATCATTGGAGCAATCATCTGCGTTACTTCTTTAACTGGCTATGCTTTCTTGAAAAATAGAGAAGACATTAAATAA
- a CDS encoding aminotransferase-like domain-containing protein: protein MQWQPNRSLPISLSKQISEWMIKQIQSGEWPIETKLPPQRQLALSLGVNRSTLQEAIDDLKADGLLSSRAGSATFVTNDSWNIFLKQKQPNWQQYIETSIHKSNYQTIQLINEFEQDNSVIRLGTGELSPTLLPTTDIHSSLNHLNFDGKEIGYSSPQGSLALRKAICEYVKKRGIITTPENICIVSGGLQALQLIALGLLETGSFVFQKPFSYLNSIHTFQSFGINLFSLSENQFTTETIQRIRKKRQAILYTIPTLHNPTGICMTLEEKKGLYDLCESGQLPIIEDDVYFELLFGKPTPAIKSFDRAGQVLYIGSVSKTLSPGLRIGWVIGSTPVIKRLADIKMQMDYGSSAISQQIVEYWLRTGLYERHINYLKKELKRRADFMNRLLNQYFKDIATWEPPLGGFYIWLKFKEPIVTTDLFMNLLKKKVLINPGYIYAPNDTQHIRLSFAYCSHEELKSGIEILYQEATRVK, encoded by the coding sequence ATGCAGTGGCAACCAAATCGATCGTTACCAATCAGCTTATCTAAGCAAATAAGTGAGTGGATGATAAAACAAATTCAAAGTGGTGAGTGGCCAATCGAAACAAAATTGCCACCACAACGCCAACTAGCGCTATCACTTGGTGTCAATCGTAGTACGCTACAAGAAGCGATTGATGACCTAAAGGCAGATGGATTATTATCCTCTAGAGCTGGCTCTGCTACGTTTGTGACAAATGATTCGTGGAATATTTTTTTAAAACAAAAACAGCCTAACTGGCAGCAATATATTGAAACTAGTATTCATAAATCCAACTATCAAACGATTCAACTGATTAATGAATTTGAACAAGATAACTCCGTTATTCGACTAGGTACAGGCGAACTAAGCCCAACGTTATTACCGACTACTGATATCCATTCCTCACTAAACCATCTAAATTTTGACGGTAAGGAAATTGGCTATTCTTCCCCTCAAGGAAGTTTGGCTTTGCGCAAAGCGATTTGCGAATATGTAAAAAAAAGAGGAATTATAACGACACCTGAGAATATTTGCATCGTCTCCGGTGGTCTTCAGGCACTTCAACTAATTGCTCTTGGTTTACTAGAAACAGGTTCTTTCGTTTTTCAAAAGCCCTTTTCTTATTTAAATTCTATTCATACTTTCCAATCTTTTGGTATAAATTTATTTAGCCTTTCGGAAAATCAATTTACTACTGAAACGATCCAACGAATTCGTAAAAAAAGACAGGCTATTTTATATACAATTCCCACACTCCATAATCCAACAGGTATCTGTATGACTTTAGAAGAGAAAAAAGGTTTATATGATTTATGTGAATCAGGACAATTACCAATAATTGAAGACGATGTATATTTTGAATTACTTTTTGGCAAGCCGACTCCAGCGATAAAGTCCTTTGATAGAGCAGGGCAAGTACTCTATATTGGCAGTGTATCAAAAACCTTGAGTCCTGGCCTCCGAATCGGTTGGGTGATTGGCTCAACACCTGTTATTAAACGATTAGCAGATATTAAAATGCAAATGGATTACGGTTCAAGTGCCATTTCCCAACAAATTGTTGAATATTGGTTACGTACTGGATTATATGAAAGACATATAAACTATTTAAAAAAAGAATTGAAACGTCGTGCGGATTTTATGAATCGCTTATTAAACCAATATTTTAAGGACATAGCTACTTGGGAACCTCCTCTAGGCGGGTTTTATATTTGGCTAAAATTTAAAGAGCCGATTGTAACAACAGATTTATTCATGAATCTACTAAAAAAAAAGGTGCTCATCAACCCAGGATATATTTATGCACCAAATGATACACAACATATTCGTTTGTCATTCGCTTATTGTTCTCATGAAGAACTAAAAAGTGGAATTGAAATACTCTATCAGGAAGCGACCCGGGTTAAGTAA
- a CDS encoding serine/threonine protein kinase, with translation MNDTKLVSLGSVSFQLKEQHDFEWLTFLGKVFCVFDEQDSGNICFGIDIDGVKRFVKYAGAKTLEYTGQPKDAVARLKQSVHLYEVLKHPYLINLIDHFQIAEGYALVFDWFDGECLHSHWSFPPPQKYTHPDSPFFRYKQLSVETRLESLKCIFEFHVYVEKRNYVAIDFYDGSILYNFENNSTRICDIDFYKKKPFKNTRGRLWGSSRFMSPEEFELGAEIDERTNVFNMGAIAFGLLGGEMDRSILKWEASLELYEVAMKAVQKDKKDRYSTVEEFFCEWESAAAL, from the coding sequence ATGAACGATACGAAATTGGTTAGTTTAGGAAGTGTTTCATTTCAGCTAAAGGAACAACATGATTTCGAATGGCTCACATTTCTTGGGAAAGTTTTTTGTGTTTTTGACGAACAGGATTCTGGAAATATTTGTTTTGGTATAGATATAGATGGTGTAAAAAGGTTTGTAAAATATGCAGGGGCAAAGACTCTAGAGTATACGGGACAACCTAAAGATGCAGTAGCAAGATTAAAGCAGTCAGTTCATCTTTATGAAGTGTTGAAGCATCCATATTTGATAAATTTAATAGATCATTTTCAAATCGCTGAGGGATATGCATTAGTATTTGATTGGTTTGATGGAGAGTGTCTTCATTCCCATTGGTCTTTTCCACCTCCTCAAAAATATACACATCCTGACTCACCATTTTTTCGATATAAACAATTATCTGTTGAAACTCGATTAGAATCACTGAAATGTATTTTTGAATTTCATGTATATGTAGAGAAGCGAAATTATGTAGCGATTGATTTTTATGATGGAAGTATTTTATATAATTTCGAGAACAATAGTACAAGGATTTGTGATATTGACTTTTATAAGAAAAAACCATTTAAAAATACAAGGGGAAGACTATGGGGTTCATCCAGATTTATGTCACCTGAAGAATTTGAATTAGGTGCTGAAATTGATGAAAGAACTAACGTTTTTAATATGGGTGCAATTGCATTTGGACTGTTGGGTGGAGAAATGGACCGCTCGATTTTAAAGTGGGAGGCTAGTTTAGAACTTTACGAAGTAGCTATGAAAGCAGTTCAGAAAGATAAAAAGGACAGATATTCAACAGTAGAAGAATTCTTCTGTGAATGGGAATCAGCAGCAGCTTTGTAA
- a CDS encoding YxeA family protein, with the protein MKKFLIVVGVLFTLVIGVFAFTKIDFNRMNANNYYLQITEDGIPHEEKLDDGSIMTSYSYRLDATNADGKTIPLEFTAIKNLRKDAYLKMYVKKGDQVSSYDEVKLEEIPKKAQK; encoded by the coding sequence ATGAAAAAATTTCTAATAGTAGTGGGTGTTTTATTTACACTAGTAATAGGAGTATTTGCATTCACAAAAATAGATTTTAACCGCATGAATGCAAACAATTATTATTTGCAAATTACTGAGGATGGCATACCGCATGAGGAAAAACTAGATGATGGTTCCATTATGACTTCCTATTCTTATCGACTAGATGCTACAAATGCGGATGGTAAAACTATTCCGTTAGAATTCACAGCAATTAAAAATCTTCGAAAAGATGCCTACTTGAAAATGTACGTAAAGAAAGGTGATCAAGTATCCTCTTACGATGAAGTGAAACTAGAAGAAATACCGAAAAAAGCACAAAAATGA
- a CDS encoding sensor histidine kinase, translating into MKWKLTRRFLGSVVTIVVIVGVVNTIILLSLLIYKSMNNFETDEGSAENFSRNFSQYIALQHDKPMVNEKGLEKLRELNAWIQFLNNNGDQVAAFYTPENLQKKYSPIEVVQTYKYQEVDGKTTVFIGEAHHFTYLIGIKNQKIDRYVFTYDYGQVLKNINIVLLLILTVDIFIALIVGFIFGKRLTGPLHILIDGIHQLRERRFKKMPIPHGVYEDVFRNMNELSLKLDQYEKERNQLDQMREEWISNVSHDMKTPLASIHGYAELMQDSAKDLTEEELYEYTSIINRQSKYMSDLLDDLNLTMRLRNKKLPMHLEEVNIIAVIREMTIELLNDPQFGDRDVEFVANVDKAVHKVDKRLLKRAIVNFIYNALVHNNEQVAVKIQIDSVYPHCGQEQKSNNISTASAFHTQITIADNGRGISSKDMDQVFERYYRGTNTTSTHGTGLGMAIARDIILAHNGKVDLNSSENKGTTITILL; encoded by the coding sequence ATGAAGTGGAAATTGACACGGCGCTTTTTGGGATCCGTTGTTACAATTGTTGTGATTGTAGGGGTTGTGAATACAATTATACTTTTATCCTTACTCATCTATAAATCAATGAATAATTTTGAAACAGACGAAGGGTCTGCTGAAAACTTTAGCAGAAATTTTTCACAATATATAGCACTGCAACACGACAAACCAATGGTCAATGAAAAAGGTTTAGAAAAACTAAGGGAACTGAATGCTTGGATACAATTTTTGAATAATAATGGTGACCAAGTAGCAGCTTTTTATACTCCTGAGAATTTACAAAAAAAGTATTCTCCAATTGAAGTTGTTCAAACGTATAAATATCAAGAAGTAGATGGAAAGACTACAGTTTTTATAGGAGAGGCTCATCACTTTACTTATTTAATAGGAATTAAAAATCAAAAAATTGACCGATATGTATTTACCTATGATTACGGACAGGTCCTTAAAAACATTAATATCGTACTTTTACTAATTCTAACAGTTGATATTTTCATTGCATTAATAGTTGGATTTATATTCGGAAAAAGATTAACAGGTCCCCTTCACATTTTAATAGATGGAATCCATCAGCTACGCGAAAGACGCTTTAAAAAAATGCCCATACCACATGGTGTGTATGAAGATGTATTTCGCAATATGAATGAACTCTCGCTAAAGCTTGATCAATATGAGAAAGAACGTAATCAACTTGACCAAATGCGTGAAGAATGGATCAGCAATGTTTCGCACGATATGAAGACACCACTCGCCTCTATTCATGGATATGCCGAATTAATGCAAGATAGTGCCAAAGATTTAACAGAAGAAGAATTGTATGAATATACATCTATTATAAATAGGCAGTCCAAATACATGAGTGATCTACTAGATGATTTAAATTTAACGATGCGCTTGCGCAATAAAAAACTTCCCATGCATTTAGAAGAAGTAAATATTATTGCCGTAATACGTGAAATGACGATTGAACTATTAAATGATCCACAATTTGGCGATCGAGATGTTGAATTTGTGGCTAATGTGGACAAAGCCGTGCATAAAGTGGATAAAAGGTTATTGAAACGGGCAATCGTTAACTTTATCTACAATGCACTTGTGCATAACAATGAACAAGTTGCAGTAAAAATACAAATTGATAGTGTTTATCCACATTGTGGACAAGAGCAAAAATCTAATAACATATCCACAGCCTCAGCATTCCATACACAAATTACCATCGCTGATAATGGTAGAGGAATCTCTTCTAAAGACATGGATCAAGTTTTCGAACGCTACTATCGAGGTACAAATACTACTAGCACACATGGGACGGGTTTAGGAATGGCGATTGCACGTGATATTATCTTAGCTCATAACGGAAAAGTAGACTTGAATAGCTCAGAAAACAAAGGAACAACTATAACAATACTTTTATAG
- a CDS encoding ABC transporter permease, with translation MTLFSLARKNIARNFSQYFLYIASMVFSIVIYFTFVTLKYSDTIAEQTASSQKLDSLMSGAAVILLLFVAVFIAYSNSFFMKKRKKEVALYALLGVRKRQIGFMLFFENLLLGLVSLVVGVGLGFLCSKGFMTILIHLMGYDVIAPFTFSEQAALNTTVVFLAIFLVTSFQGYRLIYQFKLIDLFHASKKGEVTPKPSMTVATIGLLLISTGYWLALQDIITSKVWQAVGFLMIALIILTTVIVGTFLLFHSVTGFVLTVMKKNEKWLWKGLHLMTISQLLYRIRGNARTLTVIAVLSATTVTAGGAVYGLYYNVNDQVTSANPNTFMYEQTDEKIDQKVSAALTDLTYDENIEALSVTFNTEQLSSAVNASDKRIYTVINEKTYNKIAAIQQKEKLSVNERNAVILDIGYDERFSPKYKGKTISTESGTEITFQSFKKQTVLNSGTSGIVVVVSNNHFKALQKEGEALKYRVIGVDQASVDLSKKIASYLPEEAQFSSAPQDFQTGIESVGSLLFIGSFLGLVFLAATGSIIYFKVLTEAEEDKSQYNMLHKMGVGAKDIRRSIASQVFVIFFVPLAIGLLHSAIALKAFSSLLMMDLGKPVLIWMIAYTIIYGLYYILTVASYNRIITQNNRTEG, from the coding sequence ATGACGTTATTTAGTCTAGCTAGAAAGAACATTGCACGAAACTTTTCCCAATATTTTTTATATATCGCATCTATGGTGTTTAGTATTGTTATCTACTTTACATTTGTGACATTAAAATACAGCGATACGATTGCAGAACAAACAGCTTCCTCACAAAAATTGGATTCACTGATGAGCGGTGCAGCAGTCATTCTCCTACTCTTCGTTGCCGTATTTATAGCCTATTCGAACTCGTTCTTCATGAAGAAACGAAAAAAAGAAGTGGCATTGTATGCATTGCTAGGTGTTCGTAAACGGCAGATTGGCTTTATGCTCTTTTTTGAAAATTTATTATTAGGCTTGGTTTCATTAGTAGTTGGTGTTGGACTTGGTTTTCTTTGTTCAAAAGGGTTTATGACCATTTTGATTCATTTAATGGGGTATGATGTCATCGCACCATTTACATTTTCGGAACAGGCAGCTTTGAATACCACTGTTGTGTTTCTAGCAATTTTCTTAGTAACATCGTTCCAAGGCTATCGTTTAATCTATCAGTTTAAACTCATCGATTTATTTCATGCATCGAAAAAAGGAGAGGTGACTCCGAAGCCTTCTATGACGGTAGCCACAATTGGATTATTACTAATATCTACCGGTTATTGGTTGGCGCTTCAAGATATTATTACTTCAAAAGTGTGGCAAGCAGTCGGCTTTTTAATGATAGCGCTAATCATTTTAACAACCGTCATTGTCGGTACATTTCTATTGTTCCATAGTGTTACTGGTTTTGTATTAACTGTGATGAAGAAAAATGAGAAATGGCTGTGGAAAGGGCTTCACTTAATGACAATTTCCCAACTATTATATCGTATCCGAGGGAATGCACGTACATTGACCGTCATCGCAGTATTAAGTGCTACAACCGTAACAGCAGGAGGAGCAGTGTATGGTCTTTATTACAACGTAAACGACCAAGTTACGAGCGCTAATCCGAATACTTTTATGTATGAGCAAACGGATGAAAAAATCGATCAAAAGGTCAGCGCAGCCCTAACAGATTTGACGTACGATGAAAATATCGAGGCCTTATCTGTCACATTTAATACGGAACAATTAAGCTCAGCGGTTAATGCATCGGATAAAAGAATTTATACGGTTATCAATGAAAAAACATACAACAAAATAGCGGCAATTCAACAAAAAGAGAAACTATCTGTTAATGAGCGCAATGCAGTTATTTTAGACATTGGGTATGATGAAAGATTCTCTCCAAAGTATAAAGGTAAAACTATTTCTACAGAAAGCGGCACTGAGATTACATTCCAAAGCTTTAAAAAACAAACAGTTTTAAATTCCGGGACATCCGGTATTGTAGTGGTAGTATCAAACAATCATTTTAAAGCGCTACAAAAAGAAGGAGAAGCATTAAAATACCGAGTCATCGGTGTGGACCAAGCTTCTGTAGATTTATCTAAAAAGATTGCAAGTTATTTACCTGAAGAAGCACAATTTTCAAGTGCTCCCCAGGACTTCCAAACAGGTATTGAGAGTGTAGGCTCCTTGCTCTTTATCGGTAGTTTCCTTGGTTTAGTATTTTTAGCGGCAACAGGAAGTATCATTTACTTTAAAGTATTAACGGAGGCGGAGGAAGATAAATCTCAATACAATATGCTTCATAAAATGGGTGTTGGTGCAAAGGATATTCGTAGATCCATTGCTTCTCAGGTATTCGTCATCTTTTTTGTCCCATTAGCAATAGGATTATTACACAGTGCTATCGCTTTAAAAGCCTTCTCTAGTTTACTTATGATGGACCTCGGAAAACCAGTATTAATCTGGATGATTGCTTATACGATTATCTATGGACTGTATTATATCTTAACAGTAGCTTCTTACAATCGGATTATCACACAAAATAATAGAACAGAAGGATGA